The Chroicocephalus ridibundus chromosome 4, bChrRid1.1, whole genome shotgun sequence genome contains the following window.
TTGCAAGGACCCCACTAGCTGTTGTATATCATGAAGCGTTTTGATGTTTCGACGGAttttcatttggggggggggtcacgtAGGAGCTTGTGATCCCCACTCCCAAAAAACTAACACAtggtccttttttaatttttgcgcTCGCGATCTCAAACCTGCTTGTTTTGAGAGTCTCTGAAACCGTTAGCACCAGCTGGTCCACTTGACTCCCTGATGGCGCGGCGATCAAAATATCATCCATATATTGAATGATAGTCGCAGCCGGGTCGCTGCGTCGGACCGGTGCCAACGCCTGATCCACTGTGATTTGACAGATAGGAGGTGAGTTAATCATTCCTTGTGGCAGCACTTTCCACTGGAAGCGTAAGTTGGGGCGTTGGCTATTTGGAAACACGACGGAAAAGGCAAACCGTTCCTTATCCTCCTCATGCAGGGGTATTGAAATGAAATACTCTTTAATATCGAGGACAGCGCAAGGTTGCCCTTCCGGTATCATAGAGTTCATGGGCAACAGCGTTCGGACAGGACCCATTGGTTGGATTCTTTTGTTTACTTCACGTAGGTCACGGAGGAGGCGAAACCCCTCACCGTTCCGCTTGGGTATTACAAAAACTGGGGTGTTCCATGGGCTAGTAGAAGGCTCTATATGGCCTCGTTGTAGCTCGCGATCGACTAGCTCAAGAAGAGCATCCATTCAAGGCTTCGACAGGGGCCACTGCTCGACCCACACTGGATCAGACGATTTCCACGTCAGTCTAATTGGTGGAAGTGGGTGTACGGCAGTGGCCCTTAAGGTAAATTTGTCACCCTGGCATTTAATAGGGCTAGAGCGTCCCTTCCCAATAGTGGTGGGACTCCTGACATGACATATGGGAAAAGGTTGATGGTTTTCTCCGGTCCCTTTTCAGTGTGAAGCATAATTGCTATTAATTGGGCGCTCTTCCGAGCTTGGGTTAATCCCCCAACTCCGCCCACCATGGGGGCGTCTTCCAATTTCCAACATGGGGGCCAGCTCGGCTCGGGAAGAACTGTAACATCTGCTCCGGTGTCAATCAAAAAGGGGACCTTAATGGTGGTGCCATTGGGGATATTATAGAGAGAACAGATCCCCCACACCACCGGTGGGTTGTCACACGTTATTGCCAGGGCCACCCCAAGGTCTCGCCCCCAAGGGGTGGTCCTTGCTGTCCCTGAGATAAGGGCTGACTCAGTTGGGCTATCGGTTGGGCCATAAAGCTGGTCGCTTCTCGAGGGGGCAACGGGTTTGAAAGCGCTTCGCCCCACCTGGGGTTGGTATGGCTGGGCCGCGGGGAGCTGTGTGGGAGAAGGTTGTGTGCGGCCCAggtgccttctccctctcccgTTTCCCTGAATTTTAGTTCTGCATTCCTTAGTGAAATGTCCTTTCTTTCCACAAGACCAACACGGCCCTCTAGATCGATTCTGGCGTGGGGGGAGCGCTGTCGGCGGGTCCCCCAACCGAGGGCAGTTTGCCACAACGTGGCCCGCTTGGCCACGTTTAAAACATGCCATCAGATTAGCTATTGCGGTGCGAACAGCCACTTGAATCGGGGCTAAATGCTCTTCATTCACGACATGCTTAATCATGTCTGCGATAGTTGACCCCGGTGGTAGAGATCGTTAAGATTTCTTTGGTTTTCGAATTACACTGCTGACGTAAGCAGTCTGCAACGACCGGGCCTTTCGCTTCCGCGGGCAGGGTCGAGGAGTCGACCGCTGCCTGAAGGTGATCTACGAATGGCGTAAAGCTCTCACTTTcgtttttgttttattgtggacCACGGCGATGGCTTGGCGACAATTCTAGAGGCTACACGAATAGCTTCTCTGGCCGCACGAGTCATAACTTCATGGGCCCGCATGCCTTGAGCTTGCGCGTGGCGGGTAACCATTGTAGGGTCCGTACCCATTAGCCGCTGCAGGCTGGAGCCGCGTAGCGGGTGGTCCGCTCCGGTTCCTCGGGCTAGTTGCTTCGTACAGTTGTCCTcccattcttgtttaaaaacaatcatCCCTGCTGCGTCAAAGATCAATCTACAAGCTTGTTTTATATCGAACGGGAGCACGTCGTCTCCCCCGAAAACTCCGTCTATGAGGGTGGAAACCATGGCAGAATTAAAGCACTTTGTCTGCGATTGCTTTAACAATCGCTTGTATATCCTTAGGATTTATTGGCGAGTGGACCCTTTGTCCCCCGTCCGTCACCCGGCCCGGGAACGCTAGCGTAGCCGATGGGGCCCAAGTGGCGCATgcgatctttatttttctccaatccGTGAGGGGAATTTTTCCCCCTCGCGCTTTCTCTTCATTGCGAATCGGGGTATTTTGGCTTTTGACTCTGCCTACccctatttcctcctcctcctcctcctcctccgaacCTGAACGGATTGCGCGCCGCTCCTCCCAGGCGGCGCCTGCCCCGCAGTCGGAACTCGACTGACTGCTCACTTCCGGCTTCCGGCGCTTTTCACTTGGGCCCTGGCCCCGCCCACTGACCTCGCGGGCGGGCCGTTCCCGCCCCCTTAGCTCGCCCCGCCttctgcccgggggggggggctgtttgccCTGGGAGGGCGTTTGTGCAGATGACGGCTCTGATTGGCTTTCCGCCCCCCGGCTcgcgctcccctcctccccccgctcgCCCCCGCCGCTTGCCTCTTTCtcattctcccccttcctttctctgaGGGCACCTGCGGGTTTCAGCGCTTCCTCCCCGTTCCCGCCGCGGGCATCTTCGCCCCGCCCTTCCCCTTTGTGGTCGGGGCCATCTTGGGGCGCCCAAGGCGGGGGTGGTCTCGCCCAGGGGTCCTCAGACTCCCGCTTTCCCTGCGGCACCCCCGGCCTCCTCGGCTAATTTGGCCCAgaaggattttgtttggttttgtcccTCCGCGAGCGGGACGGGGTTCGGGGATTTGGGGGGGCGTACCGTCCTCCCGCGAGTCCGTGGGCTCAGCAGGATTAGCGTCGTCCGGGGGGCGCGGGGTCTGTGTGGCTGCCCCGACTCCCAATTTCGGGGTAACCAACACACAGTCCTTGTGCTGCCCTCCAGGTGTCCTGCTCCTGTGTGGCCTCCTGCAAAGCCTGTACGACTTTTCCCCATGACTTAAGATTTTTCCCGCAACCCGAAGACGTCGTCTCCTCGGCTAAAACTTTAGCACGTTTGTCCCACGCTTCTGGGTGGAGAATATCCACCGGCTGGTCAATGACCCCAATTTGGAAAAGCCTCGCAACTGCAAGGGTAAAATCTTTGGGCCTACAATCAATCCCCCACTGCTTATGTACTTGGGATAAGACCTTCACAAGGGCCTCCATCCTCCTTGTTGGTCCTGCTCTGGGAGCGTCCTCCCCTGACCTCCCCCGCCGGGCTGCTCCAGCCGCTCCGGCCGCCGTTCACCCGAATCCAGGTGACGATTCCTGGGTTTCGGCACCAGGTTGCCTGGGGTTGGCGTGGCGACCTGGTTCAGGAGCGGCACGGCGACCAACCATAGGCCGCTCGGTCCATCAGCTCGCAGACACCAATGTGGTGGACGGCAAGTGGCGTTTATCAGTACGTGACACAGCCTTATATGGCTCGAGTTTACAACGTCACTCCCGTCTGCTCACATCATCAACTAACCACTGTTGGGAGAGGGGCTCCATCTTTCCGTACAGTGCGATATCTTCCGGCCGCCAAACCCTAACTACCTACagggggggccatggggatgctggatggcAATGGAGATGCTGgatggccatggggatgctgggggtcatggggatgctgggggccgtggggatgctggatggcagtggggatgctgggggtcgtggggatgccgagggccatggggatgctgggggccatggggatgctgggggtcgtggggatgctgggggccatggggatgctgggggccatggggatgctggatggcAGTGGGGATGCCgagggccatggggatgctgggggtcgtggggatgctggatggccgtggggatgctggggaccatggggatgctgagggctgtggggatgggggggccatggggacgcTGGATGGCAGTGGTGatgctgggggccatggggatgctgtgggtcgtggggatgctgggggccgtggggatgccaggggctgtggggacagggggtgtTGCCTGGGGTTGGCGTGGCGACCTGGTTCAGGAGCGGCACGGCGACCAACCATAGGCCGCTCGGTCCATCAGCTCGCAGACACCAATGTGGTGGACGGCAAATGGCGTTTATCAGTACGTGACACAGCCTTATACGGCTCGAGTTTACAACGTCACTTCCGTCTGCTCACGTCATCAACTAACCACTGTTGGGAGAGGGGCTCCATCTTTCCGTACAGCGCGATATCTTCCGGCCGCCAGACCTTAACTACCTACagggggggccatggggatgctggatggcAATGGAGATGCTGgatggccatggggatgctgggggtcgtggggatgccgagggccatggggatgctgggggtcgtggggatgctgggggtcgtggggatgctgggggccatggggatgctggatggcaatggggatgctgggggtcgtggggatgccgagggccatggggatgctgggggtcgtggggatgctgggggttgtGGGGATGCTGGGAACTATGGGGATGCTGTGGgtcgtggggatgctgggggccgtggggatgccgggggctgtggggacgggGGGTGTTGCCTGGGGTTGGCGTGGCGACCTGGTTCAGGAGCGGCACGGCGACCAACCATAGGCCGCTCGGTCCATCAGCTCGCAGACACCAATGTGGTGGACGGCAAATGGCGTTTATCAGTACGTGACACAGCTTTATACGGCTCGAGTTTACAACGTCACTCCCGTCTGCTCACATCATCAACTAACCACTGTTGGGAGAGGGGCTCCATCTTTCCGTACAGCGCGATATCTTCCGGCCGCCAGACCCTAACTACCTACagggggggccatggggatgctggatggccatggggatgctgggggtcgtggggatgccgagggccatggggatgctgggggtcgtggggatgctgggggccatggggatgctggatggcagtggggatgctggggaccatggggatgctggatggccatggggatgctggatggcagtggggatgctgggggttgtggggatgctgggggccatggggatgctgggggccgtggggatgctgggggccatggggatgctgggggccatggggatgctggatggcagtggggatgctgggggtcgtggggatgccgagggccatggggatgctgggggtcatggggatgctgggggtcgtggggatgctggggactatggggatgctggggactatggggatgctgggggtcgtggggatgctgggggccatggggatgctgggggccatggggatgctgggggtcgtggggatgctgggggccatggggatgctggggactatggggatgctgggggttgtggggatgctgggggccatggggatgctggatggcagtggggatgctgggggtcgtggGGATGCCGAGggccctggggatgctgggggtcgtggggatgctgggggccatggggatgctggatggcagtggggatgctgggggtcgtggggatgccgagggccatggggatgctgggggtcgtggggatgctggggactatggggatgctgggggtcgtggggatgggggggctgtggggatgctggatagccatggggatgctggagaccacggggatgctgggggtcgtgggaatgggggggccatggggatgctggatggcagtggggatgctgggggtcatGGGGATGCCgagggccatggggatgctgggggtcgtggggatgctggggactatggggatgctgggggtcgtggggatgggggggccatggggatgctggatggcagtggggatgctgggggtcgtggggatgccgagggccatggggatgctgggggtcgtggggatgctgggagtcgtggggatgctggggactatggggatgctgggggttgtggggatgggggggctgtggggatgctggatagccatggggatgctggagaccacggggatgctgggggtcgtgggaatgggggggccatggggatgctggatggcagtggggatgctgggggtcgtggggatgctggggaccggggggctggggagggctggggggctgctggatggccatgtggctgcggggcaccgtggggctgccggggtcCATGATGATGATGCCGGAGCCCATGGGGATGCAGGGGGCCATGGCTGCAGGAGAGGGGGGGGTGCTGCCTTTTGTCTCTtcctctgccccggggagcccgggggggcttgtttgggcggggggggggcgatgcAAGGGCATGGAggagctgggggatgctgggaggggCTGGAAAAtccggtgggatgggggggagtttggggggagTGTgtgtctggggcggggggggtgcgtGCCCGTGTGCTCCCTCCCCTCAACTTCCCGCCTCGCTCAgctgctaatttttttaattttaattattattttaaaaaaaaaaaaaaaaaagaagaattaaaaaaaaaaaaaaaaaaaacaacccgaaaAAACTTACGGAAACTGAAAAGCTTTGCGCTCTCTGGCTCACCGCCGAAGTCCGTTGGAAAATATCAGCGTGCGAGAGGCAAACAGCccccccctcagctcccccccccaccccgccccggccccatttccttaggaaatcagGCTGCAAAACAAACTCCTGTGGGTCGGAGATtttgggggcgggagggggcaggtggggggaacCGGTGCCGTAGCCTTGGGCTTGGCTTTACGCTGGCCCTGGGGGGCTccggtgggtgctggtgggtgcacGATACcctgggggaggcggcggggggggacggtGTCTGACACCCCCGGAGCAGGGGAAGATGCCAGCCTCAGTGAGGGGCTTCGGTGCCCAGGACCCAGCGGTGCTGGGaaggggcgtgtgtgtgtgtgggggggggaacccccaaaCCCAGGTTgggggccggggggcccggggAAAACCCCCAGGAAGGAGAAGCCGCGCTGGCTGACGGGGGTTTTTGGCTTCCGAGCCGTCATATGATGCCAGAATGGGGAACTGGGAGCCGGGGAGGGACAGGAGCCGAGGACGCCCACCCCAGGGTGGTGGAGGGGGGACACGACCCGGAGAAAGACCGAAGGGGACGGAGAAGGGGAGAACCGAAACGCTCCGGGgcatgggggggacgggggacggcaGGGAGCGGAGCCCCTTGTTGGGGGGGCCACCCCTGAAGGGCCGGGGGGTGGCGTGCGCGGCCGTGCTggccatggaggggctggagaaggCCGCTTTTTTCGGCATCACGGCCAACTTGGCGTTCTACCTCACCAGCAGCGCcttgggctgggggggcagccagGCGTCCTGCGCCTGCCTGCTCTTCCTGGGGGCTTCCTACCTCCTCTCGCCCGTGGGGGGTTGGTTGGCCGACGTCTACCTGGGCAGCTACGGGGCGGTGGCCATCAGCTTCTCGCTCTACCTGCTGGCCGCGTCCCTGCTGCCCATCACCGCCTGGCCGGACGGGCGGCTTTCGGTGTGCGGGCACCCGCCGGCCGGCACCACCCTCAACTGCTCTTGGCACCGCGGCGGGACTTGCCGGGGGACACAGTACTGCGCCCCCACCATCTACGCCGGCCTCCTGGTCATGGCGTTGGGCGCCAGCTCCGTCAGAGCCAACCTCACCCCCTTCGGCGCCGACCAGGTGAGGGGGAGCCCAGcatccttctccttcttcccGTGGGAGAGCaccccccccacgcaccccccgcCATGGATCTGTGGGTCTCCCTTCTGCCGAGCCGAGGTGGGGAGGGTCTCCCGTGAGGTTGCACCTCCAGAAGATCACCTCCAAAGCCTTCGAGACCCTTGGGAAGTCCTTgccgggggaaggagggagggaaggtgggaagtgaggggtgggatggggcgtGTGGGGGGGGGACGCTGGTGGGACGGGATAGGGGGGATGCGGGAAGGTGGTGGGATGGGACCTGGGggatgagggtggtgggacgggggAGGAAGCAGGAGCCCtgcgttcagggctgagagccgCGTCCCTCTGTGCTGGCAGGTGAGGGACCGGGGCGGTGACGCCACGCGGCGCTTCTTCAACTGGTTCTACTGGAGCATCAACATCGGGgctgccctctccctgctggtGGTGGCCTTCGTCCAGCAGAACATCAGCTTTCTGGCCGGTTACCTCATCCCCGTGGCCTGCCTGGCCTTggccctcctcatcttcctcctggcCACCCCCACCTTTGTCACCAAGCCCCCCACGGGCAGCCAGGTCTCTGCCATGATCAAGCTGGCCCTGCAGAACTGTGGCTGCGCTTGGTTGGGGGCCACCGGGACCAGGTGAGAAGGGTGACGAGGGCTCCGTGGGGTGCTGAGCCCTTCCACCATGACCATTCCCACACTGTCCCTCTCCCCAGGACGAGCCGGCGGGAGCCAGGAGACCCTCTCCCCAACAGCAGACCCCAACCTGGAGCCCCTTCGCTCGAGGAGGACCTTGCCAACTTCCAGGTGCTGGCCCGGATCCTGCCGGTGATGCTGACcttcatcccttactggatgGTCTACTTCCAGGTGAGGTGCGGGGTGGGCTCTGCGCCAGGCGGGGACCATCGGTGGTGGGAGGTCCATCCAGGAGATGAGCCCACGGAGCCACCATCCCGTTGTCTTGCAGATGCAGTTGACGTATTACCTGCAGGCTCTGCACCTCCGCATCCCCAGTATCTTCCAGCACGGCCAGGACCGCACCGGCATCCTCCAGGGCTACACGGTGAGGGATGGGGCCGGTGGCTCCGTGGACCAGTTGGATGAGGGACAGGTTGGatgagggatggggtgggagccGGGGCATCCCACGGGATGCTGAGCTCCTCGGTGAGGGCTGGGGCTTGACCTGCCTCTGCAGTTCCCAGATGCTTGGCTACATCTGGCCAACGTGGTGGTCTTGCTGGCCTTGGTGCCCCTGAAGGACCACCTCATCGACCCCTTCCTAGCCaggcgggggctgctgccctcgGCACTCAAGCAGATGGCCCTGGGCATGTTCTTCAGCCTCGCCTCCATCCTCGCGGCGGGTAGGACCCGGGCTGGGATGGGACGCTGGGgtggggatgctgggatggggacatgggattGGGACGTGGAGATGGGATGCTGGGGGAGGAATgctggggtggggacatgggatTGGGACGCCggggtgggatgctgggatggggatgctggggtggggatgTAGGGTTGGGACACCGGGGGGGGATGCCGGGctggggtgctgggatggggatatggggttgggatgctgggatgggacGCTGGGATGGGACGCTGGGGAGGGACGCTGGGGTGGAatgctggggtgggatgctggcGTGGGATACTGGGATGGGGGCGCTGGAGTGGGACGCTAGGGAGGAGTGCTGGGATG
Protein-coding sequences here:
- the SLC15A3 gene encoding solute carrier family 15 member 3, translated to MGGTGDGRERSPLLGGPPLKGRGVACAAVLAMEGLEKAAFFGITANLAFYLTSSALGWGGSQASCACLLFLGASYLLSPVGGWLADVYLGSYGAVAISFSLYLLAASLLPITAWPDGRLSVCGHPPAGTTLNCSWHRGGTCRGTQYCAPTIYAGLLVMALGASSVRANLTPFGADQVRDRGGDATRRFFNWFYWSINIGAALSLLVVAFVQQNISFLAGYLIPVACLALALLIFLLATPTFVTKPPTGSQVSAMIKLALQNCGCAWLGATGTRTSRREPGDPLPNSRPQPGAPSLEEDLANFQVLARILPVMLTFIPYWMVYFQMQLTYYLQALHLRIPSIFQHGQDRTGILQGYTFPDAWLHLANVVVLLALVPLKDHLIDPFLARRGLLPSALKQMALGMFFSLASILAAGVLERERLQYVRRNQTVPQLVGRDRYPAVTLPVWWQVPQYLLMASSELFASIPGLEFAYAEAPKSMKGAIMGLFFFISGVGSLLGWGLLALLSLPPRGWMRCPGDYGSIAGCRMDNYFFLLAGIQAVTCLLVTWISRRYRSPAPWPGVPHLCRGLQDD